agagacttcttgtctattttggccccacccaGTTGGTAGTATTGCACCCACTTGTCTCTTGTGGCAGTAAAGCATCCCCTCTGTTTGAAAATAAACGgtagctggtcgctttgcctctgtccctTGTAGCtagccaaggggtgatgggggtcccagccatgcttgacagcattgtaaacagtgcCGTTGGAGCGCCCtatgctggacaaactatgtaatgactcAGTTTACCACAAGTTTTCATATGAGCAAAAATAACGCTGATACTGACATGTCGATACCGATTTGTTTGTGTATATTCGTCAGGGTCTAGTTTCAGCACTGGTTTCTGAGCAGTTTCTCACCTtttgtcgtcttcttcttcttcagataAGCAGTTCCTCACCTTCTTCTTCACTCATCTGCGTTTGAACCAGAGCGGGCGCTACGAGGAGGACTTCCCCTTCCTGTCCCTGTGCGGGCGAGAGAGAAACTTCCTGCGTTGTGATGACCGACCTGTCGTCTTCACCCATATGCTGCCGAGCCGCGCGGAGCTGCAGCAGGGAACCGCGGCAGATCAGGAGCTGCTGTCATACTGCGGCGGAGGAGACAAGCTGTCCGTCCCGTTCTGCCCCGAGACGCTTTACATGCATCCTGCCAGTGGGCGGGTTTACCATCCCTGTTCAGAGAGCGCAGGGGGCGTCGGTCTGGTGAGATCGGCTCTCGCCATCGAGCTCAGCCCTTTTTTTGTTTATGAAAAGGATCAGAGCCAATCAGGACAGCCGACACATTTTCTGTGGGGAGGGCAGCGGCACACGCTGACCAATGAGCTCACACGATGCTTCCACCATGTGGAGGAGGTCGGCAGGAAGGAGTGGCCATAAGAGGAAAAAGCTACCCtttaatttaaaaacaatttaATCCTTTACAACAAACCtgatggacagtttttttttgggggggggctacAGTGTCTCCATGTGTCGGTCAGACGTCcacaaataaacaacaataaaaagaattcTGGAGTCATCAGTTCTGATGAAACActcagggcctgatttactaaaggtgtgtgtgtgtgtgtgtgtgtgtgtgtgtgtgtgtgtgtgtgtgtgtgtgtgtgtgtgtgtgtgtgtgtgtgtgtgtgtgtgtgtgtgtgtgtgtgtgtgtgtgtgtgtgtgtgtccctctcctTTCCAAACTGCACTTTGGAATTGAGCCAACCTTGACACACAAATCTGGGTGGGGTGCAACAGATCTGTCCCTGATTTAGCACATTTGAAACCTTCAGTTTCTTTATGTggtgccaaatcataacatatGTCTCCCCAAGACTCTTCACAAGGGTGAAGTCAAACATTACCAACCCGCCTGAACAAGCACACGGGCAACAGCGCCAAGAAAAAACTCCCAAAACCTCcctctgacattttttttttttttgaggaagaaacctcaagcagaccagagtcagaggggtgacccactgctgagTCCAAACTAACAATAACAAACCACAACAAAGAATTTTCATGCGCACAATACAAAAAAGTCAGATTATAGTTCGGAAGGCAACAATGTGTGAATGTTCATATGGAAATTAGTCAGGCTTCAGTCCTGGATGGGCTGGATCTTAAAATGGGACAGATAACCGGGAGCTCAACAGTGACAGAACCTCAAACAAAAAAGAATCTAACAGCACATGTAACACTAACTCCCAGCAGTAAACCAACAGAGCGGCAGACAGGAAACTAGTGTGGTCGCTGGTAGTGAGCTTTTAGCTTCACTAGCAGACCCAGAAATTAGGCAGATGAGACTGAGA
The nucleotide sequence above comes from Thalassophryne amazonica chromosome 10, fThaAma1.1, whole genome shotgun sequence. Encoded proteins:
- the c10h8orf82 gene encoding UPF0598 protein C8orf82 homolog yields the protein MRLLSRTAAMSGRGLSALRRLLCGYSSSRSAASYIQGQSPETRIREYFYYIDHQGQLFLDDTKVKNFVTCFKDKQFLTFFFTHLRLNQSGRYEEDFPFLSLCGRERNFLRCDDRPVVFTHMLPSRAELQQGTAADQELLSYCGGGDKLSVPFCPETLYMHPASGRVYHPCSESAGGVGLVRSALAIELSPFFVYEKDQSQSGQPTHFLWGGQRHTLTNELTRCFHHVEEVGRKEWP